In Sideroxyarcus emersonii, one DNA window encodes the following:
- a CDS encoding multifunctional CCA addition/repair protein, translated as MNAYCVGGAVRDRLLGLPVQDHDWVVVGSTPEQMAARGFRPVGADFPVFLHPETHEEYALARTERKVAQGYKGFMVYAAPEVTLEQDLLRRDFTINAMAQDADGNLIDPYGGQADLRAGVLRHVSDAFAEDPVRILRGARFAARFGFTFAPETLALMRRMVDNGEVDALVAERVWQELARGLMEKQPSRFFTTLRECGALKKILPEMDGLFGVPQPAHYHPEIDCGIHVLMVIDDTAKCGYPLEVRFAALGHDLGKATTPEDTLPRHIGHEQRSVDLLKGLCERLRVPADCRDLAVLVARYHSHVHRARELRADTIVKLFDSCDLWRKPQRFMQILQACESDAHGRTGHEHDAYPQAAHLLACAEAAQAVKAGDIARACEDKNLIADKVREARILAVEAAIKAA; from the coding sequence TTGAATGCATATTGCGTCGGCGGTGCCGTGCGCGACCGGTTGCTCGGCCTGCCGGTGCAGGATCACGACTGGGTGGTGGTGGGCAGCACGCCGGAGCAGATGGCCGCGCGCGGTTTCAGGCCGGTGGGCGCGGACTTCCCGGTGTTCCTGCATCCCGAAACGCATGAGGAGTATGCCCTGGCACGCACCGAACGCAAGGTGGCGCAGGGCTATAAGGGTTTCATGGTGTACGCAGCACCCGAGGTGACGCTGGAGCAGGACCTGCTGCGCCGGGATTTCACCATCAACGCCATGGCGCAGGATGCCGACGGCAACCTGATCGACCCCTACGGCGGCCAGGCCGACCTGCGGGCGGGTGTGCTGCGCCATGTCAGCGACGCATTCGCGGAGGACCCGGTGCGCATCCTGCGCGGCGCCCGCTTCGCCGCGCGTTTCGGTTTCACCTTTGCGCCGGAGACGCTCGCGCTGATGCGCAGGATGGTGGACAACGGCGAAGTGGATGCACTGGTCGCCGAGCGCGTGTGGCAGGAACTGGCGCGCGGCCTGATGGAAAAACAGCCGTCGCGCTTCTTCACCACGCTGCGCGAGTGCGGTGCGCTGAAGAAGATATTGCCGGAGATGGATGGGCTGTTCGGCGTGCCGCAGCCCGCGCACTACCATCCGGAGATCGACTGCGGCATCCATGTGCTGATGGTGATCGACGATACGGCCAAGTGCGGCTACCCGCTGGAAGTGCGCTTCGCCGCACTCGGGCACGACCTCGGCAAGGCAACCACGCCAGAAGATACGCTGCCGCGCCATATCGGCCACGAACAGCGCAGCGTCGACCTGCTCAAGGGCTTATGCGAGCGGCTGCGTGTGCCGGCCGATTGCCGCGACCTGGCGGTGCTGGTCGCGCGCTACCACAGCCATGTGCACCGCGCCCGCGAACTGCGCGCCGATACCATCGTGAAACTGTTCGACAGTTGCGACCTGTGGCGCAAGCCGCAACGCTTCATGCAGATATTGCAGGCCTGCGAATCCGATGCGCACGGCCGTACCGGGCATGAGCACGATGCCTACCCGCAAGCCGCGCACCTGCTGGCGTGCGCGGAAGCGGCGCAGGCGGTGAAGGCAGGCGACATCGCACGCGCCTGCGAGGACAAGAACCTGATCGCCGACAAGGTGCGGGAAGCGCGCATTTTGGCGGTGGAGGCGGCGATCAAGGCTGCATGA
- a CDS encoding class I SAM-dependent methyltransferase, translating into MPVNLPAPTPDALVHSAKLCELIRQDIAAQGGWIPFSRFMELALYAPGLGYYTAGARKFGAAGDFVTAPELSPLFGRTVARQLVEVMQASKPHILELGAGSGKLALDILGELERLGELPASYSILEVSADLRERQQALLGKQLPHLADRVHWLDTLPEQFSGAVVGNEVLDALPVHLLHWSGQHILERGVTSQANRFGWVDRPADTPALLDCVRKLKLPDDYLSEVSLAARGLVASLCERMDQGALLFIDYGFGASEYYHPQRTRGTLMCHYRHHSHDDPFYLPGLQDITAHVDFTAVAEAAIDHGAHFLGYTSQAHFLFNNGIADYLGEVSPEDVRAYAPLSAQLQKLTSPAEMGELFKVIALGKGLDQPLAGFLRGDLSRLL; encoded by the coding sequence ATGCCCGTCAACCTGCCCGCCCCTACGCCAGATGCCCTTGTCCACAGCGCGAAGCTGTGCGAACTCATCCGCCAGGACATCGCCGCCCAGGGCGGCTGGATCCCGTTCTCGCGTTTCATGGAACTGGCCCTGTATGCGCCCGGCCTGGGCTACTACACGGCCGGCGCACGCAAGTTCGGCGCCGCCGGCGATTTCGTCACCGCACCCGAACTATCGCCGCTGTTCGGCCGCACCGTGGCACGGCAACTGGTCGAAGTGATGCAGGCCAGCAAGCCGCACATCCTCGAACTTGGCGCGGGCAGCGGCAAGCTGGCGCTGGACATCCTGGGCGAACTGGAACGTCTGGGCGAACTGCCGGCAAGCTATTCGATACTGGAAGTGAGCGCAGACCTGCGCGAGCGCCAGCAAGCCTTGCTGGGCAAGCAGCTGCCGCATCTGGCCGACCGCGTGCATTGGCTGGATACCTTGCCGGAACAGTTCTCCGGCGCGGTCGTCGGCAACGAAGTGCTGGACGCGCTGCCGGTGCATCTGCTGCACTGGTCAGGCCAGCACATCCTGGAGCGCGGCGTAACCAGCCAGGCAAACCGCTTCGGCTGGGTGGATCGGCCGGCCGATACCCCGGCGCTGCTCGACTGCGTCAGGAAACTCAAGCTGCCGGACGATTACCTGAGCGAGGTGTCGCTTGCCGCGCGCGGCCTCGTCGCCAGCCTGTGCGAGCGCATGGACCAAGGCGCACTGCTGTTCATCGACTACGGTTTCGGTGCGAGCGAGTACTATCACCCGCAGCGCACACGCGGCACGCTGATGTGCCATTACCGCCACCATTCCCATGATGACCCGTTCTACCTGCCCGGCCTGCAGGACATCACCGCACACGTCGACTTCACCGCGGTGGCGGAGGCGGCCATCGACCACGGCGCCCACTTCCTGGGTTACACCTCGCAAGCGCATTTCCTGTTCAACAACGGTATCGCAGATTATCTGGGCGAGGTATCGCCGGAAGACGTGAGGGCTTACGCACCGCTCTCCGCGCAACTGCAAAAGCTCACCAGCCCGGCAGAGATGGGCGAACTGTTCAAGGTGATCGCACTGGGCAAGGGGCTGGACCAGCCGCTGGCGGGATTCCTGCGCGGCGACCTGTCGCGCCTGCTGTAG
- the yegQ gene encoding tRNA 5-hydroxyuridine modification protein YegQ, translated as MSTLRAPELLLPAGTLDKMRAAYAYGADAVYAGQPRYSLRARNNEFKLEELRTGIEEAHALGKKLFVASNLMPHNAKVKTYMTDMQPVIEMRPDALIMADPGLIAMVRERWPEVQIHLSVQANTVNYAAVKFWKSLGLTRVILSRELSLDEIEEIRQQCPDMELEVFVHGALCIAYSGRCLLSGYFNHRDANQGTCTNSCRWDYKVDNAAEDGTGDIQKIDFDFDKALSESPLSDCGSQPRHPLADKVYVISRKDHPGELMPVLEDEHGTYIMNSKDLRAVEHVERLVKIGIDSLKVEGRTKSIYYVARTAQVYRQAIDDAVKGRPFNLELLGALDALASRGYTDGFYERHHTHEQQNYLRGHSESFRQQYVGDIVACANGMAEIDVKNKFQVGDKLEIIHPAGNRIVELKEMRNIEGEALTTAPGSGHRVRIPLQGELAKGMVARFL; from the coding sequence ATGAGCACCTTGCGCGCACCGGAGCTGCTATTGCCGGCGGGCACGCTGGACAAGATGCGCGCTGCCTATGCCTACGGCGCCGATGCGGTGTACGCCGGGCAGCCGCGTTACTCATTGCGCGCGCGCAACAACGAATTCAAGCTGGAAGAGTTGCGCACCGGCATCGAGGAAGCGCACGCGCTGGGCAAGAAACTGTTCGTCGCCAGCAACCTGATGCCGCACAACGCCAAGGTGAAGACCTACATGACGGACATGCAGCCGGTGATCGAGATGCGGCCGGACGCGCTGATCATGGCCGATCCCGGCCTCATCGCCATGGTGCGCGAGCGCTGGCCGGAGGTGCAGATCCATCTGTCGGTGCAGGCCAACACGGTCAACTATGCGGCGGTGAAATTCTGGAAATCGCTGGGTCTTACCCGTGTCATCCTGTCGCGCGAACTGTCGCTGGACGAGATCGAGGAGATCCGCCAGCAATGCCCGGACATGGAACTGGAAGTGTTCGTGCACGGCGCGCTGTGCATCGCCTATTCCGGCCGCTGCCTGCTGTCCGGCTACTTCAACCACCGCGATGCCAACCAGGGCACCTGCACCAATTCCTGCCGCTGGGATTACAAGGTGGACAATGCCGCCGAGGATGGCACCGGCGACATCCAGAAGATCGACTTCGATTTCGACAAGGCGCTGAGCGAAAGCCCCCTGTCCGACTGTGGTTCGCAGCCGCGCCATCCCTTGGCCGACAAGGTCTACGTGATCTCGCGCAAGGACCACCCGGGCGAACTGATGCCGGTGCTGGAAGACGAGCACGGTACTTACATCATGAATTCGAAAGACCTGCGCGCAGTGGAACATGTCGAACGGCTGGTGAAGATCGGCATCGATTCGCTGAAGGTGGAAGGCCGCACCAAGTCCATCTACTACGTAGCGCGCACCGCGCAGGTGTATCGCCAGGCCATCGACGATGCCGTCAAAGGACGGCCGTTCAACCTGGAACTGCTGGGCGCGCTGGATGCGCTGGCGAGCCGCGGCTACACGGACGGTTTCTACGAACGCCACCACACGCACGAGCAACAGAATTACCTGCGCGGCCACTCCGAAAGTTTCCGCCAGCAATATGTCGGCGACATCGTGGCCTGCGCCAACGGCATGGCCGAGATCGACGTGAAGAACAAGTTCCAGGTGGGCGACAAGCTGGAGATCATCCACCCCGCCGGCAACCGCATCGTCGAACTGAAGGAGATGCGCAACATCGAAGGCGAGGCGCTCACCACCGCGCCGGGCAGCGGGCATCGCGTGCGGATACCGTTGCAAGGTGAACTGGCGAAGGGTATGGTGGCCAGGTTCCTGTAA
- a CDS encoding cytochrome b, which produces MDWKNTASRYGALSIGIHWLMLLLFIAVYASIELRELYPKGSDPREALKTWHAMLGMLVFVLIWLRLAARLSGPMPGIQPEPPSWQQITAKLLHLALYALMIVMPLTGWLLLSASGKPVPFFGLELPALIGANKDIAKPLKEIHEFIGTAGYYLIGLHAAAALYHHYIQRDNTMIRMLPHHR; this is translated from the coding sequence ATGGACTGGAAGAATACTGCAAGTCGTTACGGGGCGCTTTCCATCGGCATCCACTGGTTGATGCTGCTGCTGTTCATCGCGGTATATGCCAGCATCGAACTGCGCGAGTTGTATCCAAAAGGCAGCGATCCGCGCGAAGCGCTGAAGACCTGGCACGCCATGCTCGGCATGCTGGTGTTCGTGTTGATCTGGCTGCGGCTGGCGGCACGTCTGTCCGGCCCCATGCCTGGCATCCAGCCTGAACCGCCGAGCTGGCAGCAGATAACCGCCAAGCTGTTACATCTGGCGCTCTATGCGCTGATGATTGTGATGCCGCTGACGGGATGGCTGCTGCTCAGCGCAAGCGGGAAACCGGTCCCTTTCTTTGGCCTGGAGCTGCCCGCGTTGATCGGTGCCAACAAGGACATCGCCAAACCGCTCAAGGAGATACATGAATTCATCGGCACGGCGGGATACTACCTTATCGGTTTGCATGCGGCGGCGGCGTTGTATCATCATTACATCCAGCGCGATAACACGATGATCCGGATGCTTCCCCATCATAGATAA
- a CDS encoding lytic transglycosylase domain-containing protein, which translates to MRFVLLLLLALPACVLADQENDFRAAREALRVGNAARLDKVAEHLRDTPLEPYVTYYQLRMHWGVKATPAIKEFLARTNESPVVDQFRGEWLKYLGQHKSWDEFAEEYPRLVTVDDELTCYALQLREQTDAAGALAEARKLWFNGDEMPDSCTPLFADAMKQGVIAEADVWQRMRLALENNDASLARELIKKLPKAQMFPAAELSMAARNPRRYLEKTKFENAGTGRRLAALFALQRLARQSPQIAFARWEHIANYFTEEEQRYFFGWQGYAGALAHDERALTWFSVAGDAALNPRQLAWRTRAALRVQNWREVWESINAMTPQQQAEGVWRYWKGRALKVLGRPDEAEALFTELSREYNFYGQLAAEELGAAPGSGMSAAHFLPSEVDIETMQALPAIQRTLLLYRMDMRTEAAKEWAWATRNFSDQQLLVAAEVARRNEMYDRSINAADRTVQLHDFNLRYPTPYRENLQDNLHKHGLEEAWVYGLMRQESRFATKAKSDVGAAGLMQIMPDTARWVARQIGMKGYRKGLIHQLDVNIKLGTYYMKTVFRQFDDNPVLASTAYNAGPTRARQWRGTQPLEGAIYVETIPFDETRDYVKKVLSNTMYYSKLFGQTSQSLKQRLGVIEAATDKNQKFQRDER; encoded by the coding sequence ATGAGATTCGTATTGCTCCTGTTGCTGGCGCTGCCCGCGTGCGTGCTGGCCGACCAAGAAAACGATTTCCGTGCTGCCCGCGAAGCGTTGCGCGTCGGCAATGCGGCGCGCCTCGACAAGGTAGCGGAGCACCTCAGGGATACCCCGCTGGAACCCTATGTCACTTACTACCAGTTGCGCATGCACTGGGGGGTGAAAGCCACGCCGGCGATAAAGGAATTCCTGGCGCGCACCAACGAATCTCCGGTGGTCGACCAGTTCCGCGGCGAATGGCTCAAATACCTGGGGCAGCACAAGAGCTGGGACGAATTCGCGGAAGAGTACCCGCGTCTGGTGACCGTCGACGACGAATTGACCTGTTACGCTTTGCAGCTGCGCGAGCAGACCGATGCGGCAGGCGCCTTGGCCGAGGCCCGCAAATTGTGGTTCAACGGCGACGAGATGCCGGACAGCTGTACGCCGCTGTTTGCCGATGCGATGAAGCAGGGCGTGATCGCCGAGGCTGATGTGTGGCAGCGCATGCGCCTGGCGCTGGAGAACAACGATGCTTCGCTGGCCAGGGAGCTGATCAAGAAGTTGCCCAAGGCGCAGATGTTTCCCGCCGCCGAGTTGAGCATGGCGGCGCGGAACCCGCGGCGCTACCTGGAAAAGACCAAATTCGAGAATGCCGGCACGGGCCGGCGCCTGGCAGCCCTGTTTGCCCTGCAGCGGCTGGCCAGACAATCGCCGCAGATCGCCTTTGCGCGGTGGGAGCATATCGCCAATTATTTCACCGAGGAGGAGCAACGCTATTTCTTCGGCTGGCAGGGTTATGCCGGGGCGCTGGCGCATGACGAGCGGGCGCTGACCTGGTTCTCGGTGGCGGGGGATGCGGCGCTGAATCCGCGGCAGCTGGCCTGGCGCACCCGTGCCGCGTTGCGTGTGCAGAACTGGCGCGAGGTGTGGGAAAGCATCAATGCGATGACGCCGCAACAGCAGGCCGAAGGGGTGTGGCGCTACTGGAAGGGCCGCGCGCTGAAGGTGCTGGGCCGGCCCGACGAGGCGGAAGCGTTGTTCACCGAATTGAGCCGCGAATACAATTTCTACGGCCAGCTTGCTGCCGAGGAGCTGGGTGCCGCACCGGGTTCCGGCATGAGCGCGGCGCACTTCCTGCCCAGCGAGGTTGACATCGAGACGATGCAGGCGCTGCCCGCGATACAGCGCACGCTGCTGCTGTACCGCATGGACATGCGCACCGAGGCCGCCAAGGAATGGGCATGGGCAACGCGCAACTTCAGCGACCAGCAACTGCTGGTCGCCGCCGAAGTGGCACGCCGCAACGAGATGTACGATCGTTCCATCAACGCGGCCGACCGCACGGTGCAATTGCACGACTTCAACCTGCGCTATCCGACGCCGTACCGTGAGAACCTGCAGGACAACCTGCACAAGCATGGACTGGAGGAAGCCTGGGTGTACGGGCTGATGCGGCAGGAAAGCCGGTTCGCCACCAAGGCAAAATCCGACGTCGGCGCGGCGGGTCTGATGCAGATCATGCCCGACACGGCGCGCTGGGTGGCGCGGCAGATCGGCATGAAAGGCTACCGCAAGGGGCTCATCCACCAGCTGGACGTGAACATCAAGCTGGGCACCTATTACATGAAAACGGTTTTCCGCCAGTTCGACGACAACCCGGTGCTGGCCTCCACGGCCTACAATGCCGGCCCCACCCGGGCGCGCCAATGGCGCGGCACCCAGCCGCTGGAGGGGGCGATCTATGTCGAGACCATCCCGTTCGACGAGACGCGCGATTACGTGAAGAAGGTGTTGAGCAACACCATGTATTATTCCAAGCTGTTCGGCCAGACCTCGCAATCGCTCAAGCAGCGGCTGGGCGTGATCGAGGCGGCCACTGACAAGAACCAGAAGTTCCAGCGCGATGAGAGATGA
- a CDS encoding YhcH/YjgK/YiaL family protein encodes MILSNLAQSARYAALHPLFQRAFDYIRDTDLFALAPGRYHIVGDDLIAIVEQVPAKTKEMAKLEAHRRYIDIQLVLEGDESMGWKPLADCLNPVSEHSMEKDIRFFHDAPASYVPVPPDHFCIFFPEDAHAPLVGSGTIRKVIFKIAVNPAQP; translated from the coding sequence ATGATCCTTTCCAACCTCGCCCAATCCGCCCGCTACGCTGCATTGCATCCGCTGTTCCAGCGCGCGTTCGATTACATCCGCGACACCGACCTGTTTGCTCTCGCCCCCGGGCGCTACCACATCGTCGGCGATGACCTGATCGCCATCGTGGAGCAGGTACCGGCCAAAACGAAGGAAATGGCGAAGCTGGAGGCACACCGGCGTTACATCGATATCCAGCTGGTGCTGGAAGGGGATGAATCCATGGGCTGGAAACCGCTGGCGGACTGCCTGAACCCGGTCAGCGAACACAGCATGGAGAAGGACATCCGCTTCTTCCACGATGCGCCGGCCTCGTATGTGCCGGTACCGCCGGATCATTTCTGCATCTTCTTTCCGGAAGATGCGCATGCACCGCTGGTGGGCAGCGGTACGATACGCAAGGTGATCTTCAAGATCGCGGTGAATCCGGCGCAGCCCTGA
- the ttcA gene encoding tRNA 2-thiocytidine(32) synthetase TtcA, with translation MNDITQPIHFEHHSTNFNRLKGRLEHMVGKAIADFNMIEEGDTVMVCLSGGKDSYTLLDILRTLQKRAPIDFKIVAMNLDQKQPGFPAEVLPDYLKSIGVDFHIETQDTYSIVKEKIPAGKTTCSLCSRLRRGIIYKVAGELGANKIALGHHRDDMVETLFLNMFFGGKLKAMPPKLVTDKGDHIVIRPLAYCAEKDIARYARGMEFPIIPCNLCGSQENLQRQNIKEMLTNWERQYPGRSQTIFTAMQNVKPSHLLDTALFDFRNIKMGTAVDEGDVAFDQEI, from the coding sequence ATGAACGACATCACACAACCCATCCATTTCGAGCATCACTCCACCAACTTCAACCGCCTCAAGGGCCGGCTGGAGCATATGGTCGGCAAGGCCATCGCCGACTTCAACATGATCGAGGAAGGCGATACCGTGATGGTGTGCCTGTCCGGTGGCAAGGACTCCTACACCCTGCTCGACATCCTGCGCACCTTGCAGAAACGCGCGCCGATCGATTTCAAGATCGTGGCGATGAACCTGGACCAGAAGCAGCCCGGTTTTCCCGCCGAGGTGCTGCCGGATTATCTGAAATCGATCGGGGTGGATTTCCACATCGAGACGCAGGACACCTACTCCATCGTCAAGGAGAAAATCCCCGCGGGCAAGACCACCTGTTCGCTGTGTTCGCGCCTGCGCCGCGGCATCATCTACAAGGTGGCGGGCGAACTGGGCGCGAACAAGATCGCGCTGGGGCACCATCGCGACGACATGGTGGAGACGCTGTTCCTCAACATGTTCTTCGGCGGTAAGCTCAAGGCGATGCCGCCCAAGCTGGTCACCGACAAGGGTGACCACATCGTCATCCGGCCGCTGGCCTATTGCGCCGAGAAGGATATCGCCCGCTATGCGCGCGGCATGGAATTCCCCATCATCCCGTGCAACCTGTGCGGCTCGCAGGAGAACCTGCAGCGCCAGAATATCAAGGAAATGCTCACCAACTGGGAGCGCCAGTATCCGGGACGCAGCCAGACCATTTTCACCGCCATGCAGAACGTCAAGCCTTCGCACCTGCTCGACACCGCCTTGTTCGACTTCAGGAACATCAAGATGGGGACGGCGGTGGACGAAGGCGATGTTGCCTTTGATCAGGAAATTTGA
- a CDS encoding pteridine reductase produces MQDKTVLVTGGAKRVGAAIVRRLHAAGANVAIHCRSSLHEALALRDELNELRPGSAAAMQADLLETAALPRIIEETVRQFGRLDALVNNASSFFPTPLAEMKEQDWNDLLGTNLKAPVFLAQACAAELRRRHGCIVNIVDIHAELPMHGHLLYNIAKSGLAGLTRALAQELAPQVRVNGVAPGVNIWPESGAWQDEEQRRKLVARTLLKREGEPDDIARTVQFLIADAPYITGQIIAVDGGRSINI; encoded by the coding sequence ATGCAGGATAAAACGGTACTGGTAACGGGCGGGGCGAAGCGCGTCGGCGCAGCGATCGTGCGCCGCCTGCATGCTGCAGGTGCGAATGTCGCCATCCATTGCCGCTCTTCGTTGCACGAAGCGCTGGCGTTGCGCGACGAACTGAACGAACTGCGTCCCGGTTCCGCTGCTGCCATGCAGGCCGATCTGCTGGAGACTGCCGCCTTGCCGCGCATCATCGAGGAGACGGTGCGGCAGTTTGGCCGCCTCGATGCGCTGGTCAACAATGCGTCCAGCTTTTTCCCGACGCCGCTGGCCGAGATGAAGGAACAGGACTGGAACGACCTGCTCGGCACCAACCTGAAAGCACCGGTGTTCCTGGCGCAGGCCTGTGCTGCCGAATTGCGGCGTCGCCACGGCTGCATCGTCAACATCGTGGATATCCATGCCGAACTGCCGATGCACGGGCACCTGCTGTACAACATCGCCAAATCCGGCCTGGCCGGGTTGACGCGCGCCCTGGCGCAGGAACTGGCGCCGCAGGTGCGCGTGAACGGCGTTGCCCCGGGGGTGAACATCTGGCCGGAAAGCGGTGCGTGGCAGGACGAAGAACAACGCCGCAAGCTGGTGGCGCGCACGCTGCTGAAGCGCGAAGGCGAGCCGGACGACATCGCGCGGACGGTGCAGTTCCTGATTGCCGACGCGCCTTATATCACCGGGCAGATCATCGCGGTGGACGGCGGGCGATCCATCAATATCTGA
- a CDS encoding CoA-binding protein, with translation MSHANPSAEQICQLLHEVHTVAVVGLSPNPGRPSFHVAQALQGFGYRIFPVRPLVTEVLGEKAYPDLESLPEVPDIVDVFRAPEHVPAIVDSCIRLGIRRLWLQDGVVHEEAASRARQAGITVVMDRCMFRDHTQLCA, from the coding sequence ATGAGCCACGCCAATCCCAGCGCCGAACAAATCTGCCAGTTGTTGCACGAGGTGCATACCGTCGCCGTGGTGGGGCTTTCCCCCAATCCGGGACGGCCGAGCTTCCATGTGGCCCAGGCATTGCAGGGCTTCGGCTACCGCATCTTCCCGGTCCGCCCCCTGGTGACCGAGGTGCTGGGCGAAAAAGCCTATCCCGACCTGGAGAGCCTGCCCGAAGTGCCGGATATCGTGGATGTCTTCCGCGCGCCGGAGCATGTACCCGCCATCGTGGACAGCTGCATCAGGCTGGGCATCAGGAGGCTGTGGCTGCAGGACGGCGTGGTGCACGAAGAAGCCGCATCGCGGGCCCGGCAGGCCGGCATCACCGTGGTGATGGACAGATGCATGTTCCGCGACCACACACAGTTATGCGCATGA
- a CDS encoding DNA-deoxyinosine glycosylase, whose product MPHIHSFAPVSKADARVLILGSMPGKASLQQQQYYAHPSNAFWKIMGELAGAHPALPYARRLRLLEASGIALWDVLASCERESSLDAHIRNESVHDFAGFFARHPHITRVFFNGAKAEQSFRKFVLGKQQLPPLTFRRLPSTSPAHAGMCYADKLQAWRTVMQP is encoded by the coding sequence ATGCCGCACATCCACAGCTTCGCACCGGTGAGCAAGGCGGATGCGCGCGTACTGATCCTGGGCAGCATGCCCGGCAAGGCATCTCTGCAACAGCAACAGTATTATGCCCATCCGTCGAACGCCTTCTGGAAGATCATGGGCGAACTGGCCGGCGCGCATCCGGCCCTGCCCTACGCACGGCGGCTGCGCCTGCTCGAAGCTTCGGGGATCGCGCTATGGGATGTCCTGGCCTCGTGCGAGCGCGAGAGCAGCCTGGACGCGCATATCAGGAACGAATCGGTGCACGACTTCGCGGGGTTCTTTGCCCGCCACCCGCATATCACGCGGGTGTTCTTCAACGGCGCCAAGGCGGAACAGAGCTTCCGCAAGTTCGTGCTGGGCAAGCAGCAATTGCCGCCGCTGACGTTCCGTCGCCTGCCATCGACCAGCCCGGCGCACGCCGGCATGTGCTATGCGGACAAGCTGCAGGCATGGCGCACGGTCATGCAGCCTTGA